The window GCCTCCATCTTATAAGTGTGTATTGCTTCCGTTTTTCTGTATAAAGTTTGATGTTGATCTTAAAGTTTCAAATGAATTGATGGACGGAAAGTATCACGAGGATGGGCCTTGTTTATAAGATTATATAATGTGTGTATCTATTTTCTGCTTTTATTCATGTATTTGTCAACACATCTTTTCTTGACTATTGTTTGGCCTTATTATTGACCATTGGTTTCACCTACATTGCTAGTTTGGCCTCATGTCAAACCAGCTCTAGTTGATGTAAGCTTTCCAATCCATAAAACTCTTATAAAGAGGTTTAGGATGTTATAGATTCttgctgtttaaaaaaaaaaagatgttattgattcttggttttaatACAAGTTTTCAAATACATCAACATGTTAACCAAGATTGTATTTAACAAGATTCAAACCTGAAACCTCTTGTAAACAAAGTTCAGAATGTTGACCACTAGACCGCCTTGAAAATGGTTTAGAGCTCGTCGTGCACATATCTCTATATTGTCGTTTTTATTGACTTAAAAGAATGCAACATTGAAGTCTAGCTGAAGTTTGTTTTGTATTACTTATCTGcatttatataaatgtatagacgccatagaatagaatataaataacccattttttggttttagtcCACTTCAATCTGCAGGCCACTTTTATGTCATTTTACATGGGAACAAACACATCAAAGTCGGTATAGGCCATAGTTgcaaaaaaaagatttattcCAATCAGTAGCATGTATTTTTTGAAGTTACATATAGATAGATGGAGAGATGTTGATTGTTGATACATATATGGTTAGATCGAGATATGTGAGATCGAATTTTATTGATTCTATTTGAATGAGATGTTGTACCAGCAGCTAAGTTTAGTAATTTTTACTTTGATAGATGATAATATTGATATGTGTGACGACTTGGtttgattttttcttaataCGCAATTCAATCCAGTGagtataatacatatattttagttCTACATAATTTTACATGGTTTTACATGCTATTATTATCTTGTTACATGAGAAACATAGATGAGAATGAAGCAAAAATTgacaagtgttttttttttaataaaaaaaagtaaaaatagagTTTATTATAAGATGTCTATATAATAAATAAGTACAAAAATGGTACTTAAGCTTTGTTTGAAATTGCACTGGAAGTTGTATATGGGGTAAAACAGTCATTTACACATTCATGTGACCGGCACATGACCAAACTTAACAATTCGTCAATGTCCGTTAGACGTAGGTATATCAATTGCGCAAATTTGCAAACTATGGATATGACTCGGGTAATTTTTTGCAATTAGGTATGAATTGTGAAATTTGGTGTATTCGCTAGGTACCATCTTTGTAATTTAACCTTTAATTTACTACGTATAAattgggtaaatatgtaattaaggtgttaatattgggtatatatgaaattctcatattattatttatttatgagaCGAGAGACCAATGCAAGTTTATACTAACAATAATAATGCATTTCATGCTTAAGAGTAGTAGAGTGggtataagaaaaataattcgtactgcagactttatctaagcttaagtactgtcacattaaaaaaagttacatattaaacctttgaatttaataaacatacataacctctctgaattttacataaactcccctgaattttacataatcacctcctgctttacctaagataggtactgcatgctttacctaacatttcctcgtaataataacaatataataattttcaaaataatgttttgGATTAAGTCAATATGTCATGAAAATTAATACTACATTTAAATTTACTTTGTTCAGTTATTTACAAACGACGCCAACTACAGTTTAAACTAAGTATTAATTATTCGTGCATTGCAtgatctattttttaaaaaatctgaTTGATTTGAATTAAAAAGGCAAAAAGTAATGGGTGGTTGCTTTAGTGGGAAGATAATGGGGTAATGGCAAAAGGATGTGGATGAGCTTCATAAACCTAACGTAAAGCAAAGGAGTGTctaaagtttttataaataatgcCATTTGAAAACGTCAAATTTTTGTTAATTCTAAAAgtgtatctttaaaaaaaaatataggtgCGTTTGGTTTAAGTGTTTGAGAATGAAAATAGGAATGAGAGTGATAGACTGATAGTATCGCAAGTACGTATGCAACTCATGAAATAATATGGATACATATTTCAAACTTATCAAGGACGTTGGAATTTAAATTATATTCGCATTTTCTTATCTTATCAAAGTCATATCTATAAGGGTGGGGGGGAGggcttccccactcctcccctcccctctccgatttttcttcttctcctctCCCCTCCCCTTttgctaggagcacctcgccacccctcctcacccttttttatttaatttcatttccatttaatttttattcaaataaaacattttatttcataaattaaaactaatacaacttaaaacacaattaaaacacataattttattctaacacacaaaaacaagtaaaacatacaACTAAGGCGCCGGCCATCCGTACTTCTCACAAAGGGCGCATTTCTGCGCCAAAACCATCTCCAACATCGGCCCGCTAAGGTGATCGTGTGGCCTGATCACGAAGTCCATATCACTCTGTCACTGCTGACTCTGGACCATCCGTATCATCTCCTCCTCCCGTTTCTTCCTAGCCTCCTCCGCCGCCATATAGTTATCCATCATCGCCTTCTGCATCTGCATCTTCTCCTCCCGAGCTCGTTTTTTATCCTCATTGTCGCATTTCAACTCCGCAACCATCTTCAAGAACTCCTCAGATGTAGTAGAGGCGGAAGGAGCAGGCTGCTTACCCTTAGCTTTACAGCGGGGTGGGACGGGTCTAGCAGGATGTACGGGTGTATCATCAATTCCCTCCTTCCTCTTCCTGCTCCAACTAGTCCTCATTCAAGTTAATGTGGACCGATGCCTCCCCCGATGAATGTACATGGACAGACCCTTCCGTTCTTGCTCGTTTGCTACCCGACTCCTCACAAATCCCCTCCAAAGTAAGAACCTCCGACCATTTCGGTCCTCTCCTCAAAACCTGCCACGCCTCTACATGCGGAAACCCGGACTTATTATTGTATTTCCGCATATACAATGCCACAGACGCCTTAAACACATCCTCGTCACTTTGGCCACTCAACATCTTACTTTTCTTCACATTGTAGATACCACAAAAACCCGACACCTTATgcttcaaatccttccatttcgaCCGACACATTTCCGGGGTACGCCCCGAATCACGATTCAAGTGTGAATCCATCTGAAACTTCACCTTCCCCCAAAACGAACCCGCTG is drawn from Erigeron canadensis isolate Cc75 chromosome 9, C_canadensis_v1, whole genome shotgun sequence and contains these coding sequences:
- the LOC122581429 gene encoding uncharacterized protein LOC122581429; protein product: MNRGKKSKQPSYSNLPKKRKNTTNNRDIMPPPSQKNTAENDYRPQRVDDFLSNMDPGFFESAPANFQQMNTGFSGFVGGSQVGFSGFAGGSSSHFASQPKEEEEEEEEEVEEEAIPETQVPVKGKRECRNWGKDEEACLAKAWLNVFEDPYVGNAQTAGSFWGKVKFQMDSHLNRDSGRTPEMCRSKWKDLKHKVSGFCGIYNVKKSKMLSGQSDEDVFKASVALYMRKYNNKSGFPHVEAWQVLRRGPKWSEVLTLEGICEESGSKRARTEGKRKEGIDDTPVHPARPVPPRCKAKGKQPAPSASTTSEEFLKMVAELKCDNEDKKRAREEKMQMQKAMMDNYMAAEEARKKREEEMIRMVQSQQ